Proteins found in one Paenibacillus borealis genomic segment:
- the sda gene encoding sporulation histidine kinase inhibitor Sda produces the protein MEYYFHPSPRPSSLELLSDEQLINIYELALEAKASADFVDIIRNVLSGRNLLGSDHYDA, from the coding sequence ATGGAATATTATTTTCATCCTTCTCCGCGCCCCTCATCACTTGAGCTATTGTCTGACGAACAATTAATTAACATCTATGAATTGGCGCTGGAAGCCAAAGCTTCAGCTGATTTTGTCGACATCATCAGAAATGTCCTCTCTGGCCGAAATCTGTTAGGCTCAGATCATTATGATGCCTAA
- the spoIVB gene encoding SpoIVB peptidase, with protein MPGLLFAFFLSLSGITGPQQSFAAPLEHQPHKAVQGNDNELKVIPGGQTIGVKVKSAGVLVVGHHLIEVSEQSKISPGENSGLMPGDLMISINGVKLDEVSKVAKLVERAGKSNDSLSIVYKRSGKEHKAQLKPAYDRNDKVWRLGLYIRDSAAGVGTLTFYAPKQGVYGALGHVITDMNTGTPIVVGSGHIVQSSVTSISKSQDGDPGEKRAHFLKESQVLGNVESNTDFGIFGKMTRNPEHSLYQEPIPVAMSAEVKEGPAQILTVVDGQQVERFNVEIIHVARQQSPATKGMVLRITDSRLIDKTGGIVQGMSGSPIVQDGRLIGAVTHVFVNDPKSGYGCFIEWMLRDSGVVQQEHLLPSNLKAV; from the coding sequence ATGCCCGGCCTTTTATTTGCCTTCTTTCTCAGCTTATCAGGCATAACGGGACCTCAACAAAGCTTTGCAGCACCGCTGGAACATCAGCCGCATAAAGCGGTTCAGGGGAATGACAATGAGCTTAAGGTCATCCCGGGAGGTCAGACGATTGGCGTGAAAGTGAAATCTGCAGGCGTGCTGGTTGTGGGTCATCATCTGATTGAAGTATCGGAGCAGTCCAAGATTTCACCAGGCGAGAACAGCGGACTGATGCCCGGTGATCTGATGATCTCCATTAACGGGGTCAAGCTGGACGAGGTATCCAAGGTAGCAAAGCTTGTGGAACGTGCCGGTAAAAGCAATGATTCCTTAAGTATTGTGTACAAACGCAGCGGCAAAGAGCACAAAGCCCAGCTTAAGCCCGCATATGACCGCAATGACAAGGTATGGAGACTGGGGCTCTACATCCGCGATTCCGCAGCTGGTGTGGGTACCCTGACTTTCTATGCCCCGAAACAAGGGGTATACGGTGCTCTGGGGCATGTCATTACCGACATGAACACCGGCACACCGATCGTTGTCGGCAGCGGCCATATCGTGCAGTCCAGTGTCACCTCCATTTCCAAAAGCCAGGATGGCGATCCTGGGGAGAAACGGGCCCATTTTCTGAAGGAAAGCCAGGTTCTCGGCAATGTGGAGAGCAATACGGATTTCGGAATCTTCGGCAAAATGACCCGCAATCCGGAGCATAGTCTGTACCAGGAGCCGATTCCCGTTGCCATGAGCGCTGAAGTGAAGGAAGGCCCGGCACAGATTCTTACAGTAGTCGACGGTCAACAGGTGGAGCGTTTCAATGTGGAGATCATCCATGTGGCCCGGCAGCAGAGTCCGGCAACCAAGGGGATGGTGCTGCGTATTACCGATTCCCGTCTGATTGATAAGACCGGCGGGATTGTCCAGGGGATGAGCGGCAGCCCGATTGTCCAGGATGGCCGTCTGATCGGCGCAGTAACCCATGTATTCGTCAACGATCCCAAGTCGGGGTATGGCTGTTTCATCGAATGGATGCTTAGAGACTCCGGTGTCGTGCAACAAGAACATCTGCTTCCCTCCAATCTTAAGGCGGTTTAG
- the ahrC gene encoding transcriptional regulator AhrC/ArgR yields the protein MKGHRHIKIREIITQREIETQDDLVEALRESGFQVTQATVSRDIKELLLIKVPMDDGRYKYSLPTDQRYNPTQKLKRVLVDNFVQIDFSANLVVMKCLPGTANSVAALIDNIDWPQIMGTISGDDTILIICRQPEDSKGVIAQIMGYIS from the coding sequence ATGAAGGGACACAGGCACATCAAAATAAGAGAAATTATTACGCAGAGGGAGATCGAAACCCAGGATGATCTGGTGGAGGCTCTGCGTGAATCCGGATTTCAGGTAACCCAGGCTACAGTATCCCGTGACATCAAGGAATTGCTGCTGATTAAGGTGCCGATGGATGACGGGCGGTACAAGTACTCCCTGCCGACAGATCAGCGCTACAATCCGACCCAGAAGCTTAAGCGGGTGCTGGTGGATAATTTTGTGCAGATCGATTTCTCCGCCAATCTTGTGGTCATGAAATGTCTGCCGGGTACAGCCAATTCTGTGGCGGCACTGATTGATAATATTGACTGGCCGCAAATTATGGGCACCATCTCGGGCGATGACACCATTCTGATCATTTGCCGCCAGCCTGAGGACAGCAAGGGCGTTATTGCACAAATAATGGGCTATATCTCGTAA
- a CDS encoding DinB family protein — MIERPEQGEYTEFQSRYITLVPPEGDLRVILREQTQQVLALLDGLTEEQGAYRYAPGKWSIKEMIGHLTDNDRIMSYRLLCFARGEQAPLPGYEENDYAAAGGFDRFSLEEMITHYRIVRESTLALLDSLPEDSYTRTGSFGGVAMSVRAQTCLIIGHELHHLRILHERYLN, encoded by the coding sequence ATGATTGAGCGTCCAGAGCAGGGAGAATACACCGAATTCCAGTCCAGATATATTACTTTGGTGCCGCCGGAAGGAGATTTGAGGGTCATTCTAAGAGAGCAGACGCAGCAAGTATTGGCTCTGCTTGACGGACTTACGGAGGAGCAAGGCGCATACCGGTATGCACCAGGGAAGTGGAGCATCAAAGAAATGATAGGGCATCTGACGGATAACGACCGGATTATGTCCTACCGTCTGCTTTGTTTTGCCAGAGGAGAGCAGGCGCCGCTGCCCGGCTATGAAGAGAATGATTATGCTGCTGCTGGCGGATTCGACCGCTTCTCGCTGGAGGAGATGATCACGCATTACCGGATCGTCCGGGAGTCCACCCTGGCGCTGCTGGATAGTCTGCCGGAGGATTCCTATACACGCACTGGCAGCTTCGGTGGCGTAGCCATGTCGGTTAGAGCGCAGACCTGCCTCATTATCGGACATGAGCTGCATCATCTGCGGATCCTTCATGAACGTTACTTGAACTAA
- the recN gene encoding DNA repair protein RecN has product MLETLSIRNLAVVEAVDVHFYPGFHVLTGETGAGKSIIIDALALIAGGRGSADSIRYGCEKAEMEALFSLPGTHPVWDTLERLGIAAEREEHLVIRREITSQGKSTSRVNGQMVNLSMLREIGEQLVNIHGQHEHQNLLKAERHLGLLDTYGEAVIGPLKADYQEKYTAFAKVEKELRELQESSQKAYQMLDLYRFQLEEISAAGLKPGEDELLNEERVKLSHSEKMMDSVSGAYELLYDRQGLESIGSVISKLEDAIRYDEKGLRAVFEQLQSSYYQLEDAAFQLRDYREEIEFNPARLEEIENRLDLITGLRRKYGDSVEQILAYYEQIHRETDLLENKDEYIEKLTAKRDGLLGTLMKAAGALSTARRQCATDLASQVEGELKDLQMERTSLQVKMDTLEDPRGIEYQDRRYRLTRQGIDSAEFMISPNPGEPLRPLGKIASGGELSRIMLAMKSIFARHDAIPVLIFDEVDTGVSGRAAQSIADKLYKLSSTCQVFSITHLPQVACMADHQYLIVKKVEDGRTMTEVDSLSAEGRVLELARMLGGVEITEKTLHHAQEMLGLAEASKAAAG; this is encoded by the coding sequence GTGTTAGAAACGTTATCAATCCGCAATCTGGCCGTCGTAGAGGCGGTGGATGTGCATTTTTATCCCGGTTTTCATGTCCTTACAGGGGAGACCGGTGCAGGGAAATCAATTATTATCGATGCGCTAGCACTCATTGCCGGGGGCCGCGGTTCTGCGGACTCTATCCGGTATGGGTGTGAAAAGGCAGAAATGGAAGCGCTTTTCAGCTTGCCGGGAACCCACCCGGTCTGGGATACGCTGGAACGGCTTGGCATTGCAGCAGAACGTGAAGAGCATCTGGTGATCCGCCGGGAGATTACCTCTCAGGGCAAAAGCACCTCGCGGGTAAACGGTCAGATGGTAAACCTCAGCATGCTGCGGGAAATCGGTGAGCAGCTGGTAAATATCCACGGGCAGCATGAGCATCAGAACCTGCTTAAGGCAGAACGTCATCTGGGGCTGCTGGATACTTACGGCGAAGCTGTGATCGGTCCGCTGAAGGCTGATTACCAGGAGAAATATACGGCCTTTGCCAAAGTGGAAAAAGAACTCCGGGAACTTCAGGAATCCAGTCAAAAAGCGTATCAAATGCTTGATTTGTACCGTTTTCAGCTGGAGGAAATTTCTGCCGCAGGATTAAAACCGGGAGAAGATGAATTACTTAACGAAGAAAGGGTCAAACTATCCCACAGTGAGAAAATGATGGATTCAGTATCCGGCGCATACGAGCTGCTGTATGACAGGCAAGGGCTGGAATCCATTGGAAGTGTAATCTCCAAGCTGGAGGATGCGATCCGCTATGACGAGAAGGGCCTGAGGGCTGTGTTCGAGCAGCTGCAGTCGTCGTATTACCAGCTGGAGGATGCGGCATTCCAATTACGCGATTACCGTGAAGAGATTGAATTCAATCCGGCGCGGCTGGAGGAAATTGAGAACCGGCTGGATCTGATCACAGGGCTGCGGCGCAAATACGGAGACAGTGTAGAGCAAATTCTGGCGTACTATGAGCAGATTCACCGGGAGACCGATCTCCTGGAGAATAAGGACGAGTACATTGAGAAATTGACGGCCAAACGCGATGGTCTGCTCGGCACTTTAATGAAAGCTGCCGGAGCGCTTAGCACGGCACGCCGCCAGTGTGCTACAGATCTTGCTTCCCAAGTGGAAGGTGAACTAAAGGATCTGCAGATGGAGCGGACTTCGCTTCAGGTCAAAATGGATACGCTCGAAGACCCACGCGGTATTGAATATCAGGACCGGCGTTACCGTCTGACCCGGCAGGGGATCGACAGCGCTGAGTTTATGATCTCTCCGAACCCTGGCGAACCGCTGCGGCCGCTGGGCAAAATCGCCTCCGGCGGTGAGCTGTCACGCATCATGCTGGCGATGAAGAGTATTTTTGCCCGGCATGACGCCATCCCTGTCCTGATCTTCGATGAAGTGGATACCGGTGTCAGCGGGCGGGCGGCACAGTCCATTGCAGATAAATTATACAAGCTGTCCTCCACCTGTCAGGTGTTCTCCATTACCCACTTGCCGCAGGTGGCCTGTATGGCGGATCATCAATATCTGATTGTCAAAAAAGTCGAAGACGGACGCACGATGACCGAAGTGGACTCCCTCTCGGCGGAAGGCCGGGTGCTGGAGCTGGCCCGTATGCTGGGTGGTGTGGAAATTACCGAAAAAACATTGCATCACGCACAGGAAATGCTCGGTTTGGCCGAGGCCAGCAAAGCTGCTGCTGGGTAA
- a CDS encoding LytTR family DNA-binding domain-containing protein, protein MRVLLNDGSSRSIREEDILYFSNHKNTIFVHTKEGEFVLPTTLSDLYAAYGSTGFERLDRSNVVNIGNIDGYDPERKIVLFNQGEQFATVSESNEARIRRFLASRKNDTP, encoded by the coding sequence ATGCGTGTCTTACTAAACGACGGCTCCTCCCGGAGTATCCGGGAGGAGGATATATTGTATTTCTCAAACCATAAGAATACAATATTCGTCCATACGAAAGAAGGCGAATTTGTTCTCCCCACCACTCTTTCCGATTTATACGCAGCATACGGGAGTACCGGCTTTGAACGTCTTGACCGCAGTAATGTAGTCAACATCGGCAATATTGACGGTTATGATCCGGAACGGAAGATCGTTCTGTTCAATCAAGGAGAACAATTTGCTACCGTATCAGAATCCAATGAAGCACGCATTAGAAGATTTTTAGCCTCTCGGAAGAATGATACACCTTAA
- the spo0A gene encoding sporulation transcription factor Spo0A translates to MQNIEVLLADDNREFTNLLAEYITEQEDMTVTGIAYNGEEVLQMLSGARKIPDVLILDIIMPHLDGLGVLERLRDMDLNPQPKIIMLTAFGQENITQRAVQLGASYYILKPFDMEVLANRVRQLVGAQGSMSTSASMSGYSSSRSSSNVVPLSKGKNLDANITSIIHEIGVPAHIKGYQYLREAITMVYNNIEILGAITKTLYPAIAEKFKTTPSRVERAIRHAIEVAWTRGNIDSISHLFGYTINISKSKPTNSEFIAMVADKLRIEHKVS, encoded by the coding sequence GTGCAGAATATTGAAGTGTTGTTGGCCGATGATAACAGGGAGTTCACTAACTTGCTTGCCGAGTACATTACCGAACAGGAAGATATGACCGTGACAGGCATTGCCTATAATGGTGAAGAAGTGCTTCAAATGCTGAGCGGAGCACGCAAAATTCCCGATGTCCTTATTCTTGATATCATTATGCCGCATCTTGACGGCCTCGGCGTTCTTGAACGCCTGCGCGATATGGATCTGAACCCGCAGCCGAAGATCATCATGCTGACGGCTTTCGGCCAGGAGAACATCACACAAAGAGCTGTTCAGCTAGGAGCATCTTATTATATTTTGAAACCGTTCGATATGGAGGTTCTGGCGAACCGCGTGCGTCAGCTTGTGGGCGCTCAAGGCAGTATGAGCACTTCCGCCAGCATGTCCGGCTACTCAAGTTCCAGATCTTCCAGTAATGTGGTCCCTCTGTCCAAGGGCAAGAATCTGGATGCGAATATTACTTCGATCATTCATGAAATCGGCGTTCCTGCGCATATCAAAGGCTATCAGTACCTGCGTGAAGCCATCACCATGGTCTACAACAATATCGAGATCCTGGGCGCCATTACTAAGACGCTCTACCCTGCCATTGCCGAGAAATTCAAGACAACGCCTTCACGCGTGGAGCGCGCCATCCGCCATGCGATCGAAGTCGCCTGGACCCGCGGCAACATTGACAGCATCAGCCATCTGTTCGGCTATACGATTAATATCTCCAAATCCAAGCCAACTAACTCGGAATTTATTGCCATGGTAGCCGACAAGCTGCGGATTGAGCATAAGGTTTCTTGA
- a CDS encoding thymidine kinase, with amino-acid sequence MAQLFFKYGAMNSGKSIEILKVAHNYEEQGKSVLIFTPSLDDRDEVGYISSRIGLRKQAIPIDENTDIYSIVSSNLPKPHCVLIDECQFLTKDCILQLVRIVDELGIPVMAFGLKNDFQNNLFEGSKYMLIYADKIEEMKTICWFCERKATMALRVENGKPVYSGKQIQIGGNEAYYPVCRKCHKNPPL; translated from the coding sequence GTGGCACAGTTGTTTTTCAAGTATGGGGCAATGAATAGCGGCAAATCCATTGAGATTCTCAAGGTTGCGCATAATTACGAGGAGCAGGGCAAGTCGGTACTCATCTTCACTCCATCCCTTGACGACCGGGACGAAGTCGGTTATATCTCCTCCCGGATCGGACTGCGCAAGCAGGCCATCCCTATCGACGAGAATACAGATATCTACAGCATTGTCAGCAGTAATCTGCCTAAGCCTCACTGTGTGCTGATAGACGAGTGCCAGTTCCTGACTAAAGACTGCATTCTCCAGCTCGTGCGCATTGTTGATGAGCTCGGCATTCCGGTCATGGCCTTCGGCCTCAAAAATGATTTCCAGAACAATCTGTTCGAAGGCAGCAAATATATGCTGATCTACGCCGACAAGATTGAAGAAATGAAGACCATCTGCTGGTTCTGCGAGCGGAAAGCCACCATGGCCCTGCGGGTTGAGAACGGCAAACCTGTATACAGCGGCAAACAGATTCAGATTGGCGGCAATGAAGCCTATTACCCGGTCTGCCGTAAATGCCACAAGAATCCTCCATTGTGA
- a CDS encoding helix-turn-helix domain-containing protein, which yields MNDFDNYPDELGNFIRHFRKARGLTLRGLEEKSGISYSQLSKIERGESIPLKDNLDKIIEALGGDLKNRMYHLADYMPDIEYIKTLKQGYKLPQHNQSQDYIYETAFNKLKEFRAKEDKETSYVSFDSDEVIVYETEYGAGMVIEKIEKYNLTDVLNDKFEGSLDSLRKQPRKGRQAYLFGEWLRECIYELKEEEQDQVIQSLKEFTQFKVQQIKGVYK from the coding sequence ATGAACGATTTCGATAACTATCCCGATGAGCTGGGGAATTTCATCCGGCACTTCCGCAAAGCCCGGGGTTTGACCTTACGAGGGCTTGAAGAGAAGAGCGGCATCAGCTATTCACAGCTTAGCAAGATTGAACGGGGAGAGAGTATTCCGCTTAAAGATAACCTGGACAAGATCATTGAGGCGCTCGGAGGAGATCTTAAGAACCGGATGTATCATTTGGCGGATTACATGCCTGACATTGAATACATTAAGACGCTCAAGCAGGGCTACAAGCTGCCGCAGCATAATCAGTCCCAGGATTACATCTATGAAACGGCGTTTAACAAGCTGAAGGAGTTCCGGGCCAAGGAAGACAAAGAAACGTCATATGTTTCGTTTGATTCTGACGAAGTTATCGTTTATGAAACGGAATATGGGGCAGGAATGGTAATAGAGAAGATCGAGAAATACAACCTGACCGACGTCCTGAACGATAAATTCGAGGGAAGTCTGGACAGCCTCCGTAAACAGCCCCGCAAAGGCCGTCAGGCCTATTTGTTCGGAGAGTGGCTGCGCGAATGTATTTATGAGCTGAAGGAAGAAGAGCAGGACCAGGTTATCCAGTCATTGAAGGAATTCACCCAGTTCAAAGTGCAACAGATCAAGGGTGTGTATAAGTGA
- a CDS encoding accessory gene regulator ArgB-like protein, giving the protein MNLLAYRIARAIKNANPEETHSVEVMQYSLGIIINTLLIIVGTAVIGFISGSFAECMTFLLCFSILRLTSGGFHLKTAMACNIVTILLSTLLPSLITFSDSTLWIANIISLIIIIIFAPNPDKNARIPTSIYPLLKLVSILMISSNFFLQSAVIGLAFTVQSLTVIPWTRRRIH; this is encoded by the coding sequence ATGAATTTATTAGCCTATAGAATTGCAAGGGCAATAAAGAATGCAAATCCTGAGGAAACCCATTCTGTCGAAGTCATGCAGTATTCACTAGGCATTATTATAAACACACTGTTAATCATAGTTGGCACAGCTGTAATAGGTTTTATTTCAGGATCATTTGCTGAATGCATGACTTTTCTACTGTGTTTCTCGATATTACGCCTCACTTCTGGCGGTTTTCATTTAAAAACAGCTATGGCTTGTAATATTGTTACTATTTTATTAAGCACCTTACTGCCCTCTTTAATTACCTTTTCAGATTCAACCCTTTGGATTGCTAACATAATCAGTTTGATCATTATTATTATATTTGCTCCAAACCCGGACAAAAACGCTAGAATTCCCACTTCTATATATCCTTTATTGAAGTTGGTTTCTATATTAATGATTTCCTCTAATTTCTTCCTTCAATCAGCTGTAATCGGATTGGCATTTACAGTCCAATCATTAACAGTAATTCCTTGGACAAGGAGGAGAATACATTGA
- a CDS encoding bifunctional 2',3'-cyclic-nucleotide 2'-phosphodiesterase/3'-nucleotidase has protein sequence MTALPFSGMFAAAAPADSTMKLRIMETTDIHTNLLPYDYYKSATSLTVGLARTANLVKEARQEAGNTLLVDNGDLIQGTPLGTYKALVNPIKGTEIHPVYKAMNLMGYDVATFGNHEFNYGLDYLDQAIKGANFPYINANVYVDDKDSNPDNDVNKYSPYQIITKSYKDEAGNVQTLKIGVLGLVTPQITEWDKSNLEGKVITKDIVTTAEKFIPQMRAAGADLIIAMTHSGFNGSAEAYVKAEDAIFPLSKVAGIDAITFSHTHKVFPAADEKSLDALFKDASGKVLPGVDNAKGTINGVPAVQAGYGGSNLGLIDLTLEKTDGKWKVASSQSSTKAIYDAVAKKSTVDVDQAIVDAVQADHEATIAYANSPIGTTTAPIYSYFGLVQDDPSVQIVTTAQKQYVENYIKANLPQYADIPVLSVGAPFKAGRNGPEEYTDIAQGPLAIKSAGDLYLYDNTLKAILVKGSVVKEWLEMSAGKFNQIDPSSTEAQELLNSSFAVYNFDVIDGVTYQVDVTKPAKYKPDGTVNDASSSRIINLQYNGKAIDPNQDFIMATNNYRASGGGNFPGVKGSKYIIDSPDENRQILMDYITASKTINPSADNNWSIAPISGNVKVTFTSSPKAETYAKTTDNIAYTGQVDEKGFGVFTLDVSKAVTPSLPAADPVTEQPAVAVFKDVPVSHWAAGYINSLAADKIISGKTADTFDPNGLVTRAEFASLLTKALKLQVSVSPAFKDVPAAAWYAGAVAAAHENKLVSGVTADTFAPNASITREQMAVMVKQGLDLRAGKILTAITAVSFSDSASISAWATSAVAVTVDKKIIAGRTDGSFAPKATATRAEAAKVISSLLFASVE, from the coding sequence ATGACCGCATTGCCATTCAGTGGAATGTTCGCGGCAGCTGCGCCGGCTGACTCCACAATGAAGCTGCGCATCATGGAGACTACAGATATCCACACCAACCTGCTCCCGTATGACTATTACAAGAGTGCCACATCCCTTACCGTCGGACTGGCCCGTACCGCGAACCTGGTGAAGGAAGCCCGCCAAGAGGCTGGCAATACGCTGCTGGTAGATAACGGGGACCTTATCCAGGGTACACCTCTAGGAACTTACAAAGCGCTTGTGAACCCTATTAAGGGCACTGAAATTCACCCTGTCTATAAAGCGATGAACCTGATGGGGTACGATGTGGCCACCTTCGGTAATCATGAATTCAACTATGGTCTGGATTATCTGGATCAGGCGATCAAGGGTGCCAATTTCCCTTATATTAACGCCAATGTATATGTAGATGACAAAGACAGCAATCCGGATAACGATGTTAACAAATACAGCCCTTATCAGATTATTACTAAATCGTATAAAGATGAAGCCGGCAACGTGCAGACACTGAAGATTGGTGTGCTCGGGCTTGTAACTCCGCAAATTACCGAATGGGACAAGAGCAATCTGGAAGGCAAAGTTATCACTAAGGATATCGTAACCACTGCCGAGAAATTCATCCCGCAGATGCGCGCAGCCGGTGCGGATCTGATTATCGCCATGACCCACTCCGGATTTAACGGCAGCGCCGAAGCTTACGTGAAGGCAGAGGATGCTATTTTCCCGCTGAGCAAGGTTGCCGGTATTGATGCAATTACCTTCTCTCATACGCATAAAGTATTCCCTGCAGCAGATGAGAAGTCGCTGGATGCCCTCTTCAAGGATGCTTCCGGCAAAGTATTGCCTGGCGTCGACAATGCCAAAGGAACCATCAACGGTGTCCCTGCGGTACAGGCCGGCTACGGCGGCAGCAACCTGGGTCTGATCGATCTGACTCTGGAAAAAACAGACGGCAAGTGGAAGGTCGCTTCCTCGCAATCCTCCACCAAAGCCATCTATGATGCCGTTGCCAAAAAATCTACGGTAGACGTGGATCAGGCCATTGTGGATGCCGTGCAGGCCGATCATGAAGCAACGATTGCCTATGCGAACAGTCCAATTGGTACAACTACTGCACCGATCTACAGCTACTTCGGCCTGGTTCAGGATGATCCATCCGTACAGATCGTTACCACTGCGCAGAAGCAGTATGTGGAGAATTACATCAAAGCTAATCTTCCGCAATATGCAGACATCCCGGTCCTGTCCGTCGGCGCTCCATTCAAGGCCGGACGTAACGGCCCGGAAGAATATACAGACATCGCCCAGGGACCACTGGCCATTAAGAGCGCAGGGGATCTGTACCTGTATGACAATACGCTGAAAGCGATTCTGGTGAAGGGCTCTGTCGTCAAAGAATGGCTGGAAATGTCCGCCGGCAAATTCAATCAGATCGATCCGTCCTCAACAGAAGCGCAGGAGCTGCTCAATTCCTCCTTCGCGGTCTACAACTTCGATGTAATCGATGGTGTAACTTATCAGGTAGATGTTACGAAACCAGCCAAATACAAACCGGATGGCACTGTGAATGATGCCTCCTCCAGCCGGATTATCAATTTGCAATATAACGGCAAAGCGATTGATCCGAATCAGGATTTCATCATGGCAACCAATAACTACCGCGCAAGCGGCGGCGGCAACTTCCCTGGAGTCAAAGGCAGCAAATACATCATCGACTCACCGGATGAGAACCGCCAGATCCTGATGGATTATATCACCGCCAGCAAAACCATTAATCCGTCTGCCGACAACAACTGGTCGATCGCACCCATCTCCGGGAATGTGAAGGTAACCTTCACCTCCTCGCCAAAAGCAGAGACCTATGCCAAAACGACGGACAACATTGCTTATACAGGTCAAGTGGATGAAAAAGGCTTCGGCGTCTTCACTCTTGACGTGAGTAAAGCTGTAACTCCTTCCCTGCCGGCTGCCGATCCGGTTACGGAACAGCCTGCCGTTGCGGTATTCAAGGATGTTCCCGTGTCACACTGGGCTGCAGGTTACATCAACAGTCTCGCTGCGGATAAGATCATCTCCGGCAAAACAGCCGATACTTTTGATCCAAACGGCCTGGTAACCCGTGCTGAATTCGCCAGCTTGCTGACCAAAGCCTTGAAGCTGCAAGTCAGCGTATCTCCAGCCTTCAAAGATGTACCCGCAGCCGCCTGGTATGCAGGTGCCGTTGCAGCAGCTCATGAGAACAAGCTGGTTAGCGGTGTAACCGCCGATACCTTCGCACCTAATGCCTCCATCACCCGTGAACAGATGGCGGTAATGGTGAAGCAGGGGCTTGATCTCCGTGCCGGTAAAATCTTGACCGCCATCACAGCTGTCAGCTTCAGCGATTCGGCTTCCATCAGCGCCTGGGCGACATCTGCTGTAGCAGTTACTGTCGATAAGAAAATCATCGCCGGACGCACAGATGGCAGCTTCGCCCCTAAGGCTACTGCCACCCGTGCTGAAGCCGCCAAAGTAATCTCCAGCCTGTTGTTTGCTTCTGTAGAGTAG
- a CDS encoding FlxA-like family protein — protein sequence MSSVTSTSSQSSMPVSSTSHQVKSNSRDKEIQSLIKQKSNLNEQIEAVRSNENLDKKLKQERVQALKASIQEVDAQIAQIKAEQMQEKLESSKPKQTEAKKAESDTYTDINAESMHALIKNSTTYDRMGKLVNLSKQLEGEIKPIQSEIKMERDRLANNPTNDIGRPLMLENAERIIFQAKREEILDMKSTIRRIDSKIGDLVTELKDNSKAAAKDSIIPSSPSRTEDTEETNETNKSTKSGDKSSTVEAAGSGGAGPVTGSAPASASLDIWV from the coding sequence TTGTCATCCGTCACTTCAACTTCTTCACAGAGCTCTATGCCTGTTTCCAGCACAAGCCATCAGGTTAAATCCAATTCCCGGGACAAAGAAATTCAAAGCCTGATCAAACAAAAGTCCAACCTGAACGAACAGATTGAAGCTGTCAGATCCAATGAGAACTTGGATAAGAAACTGAAGCAAGAACGTGTACAAGCCCTCAAAGCCTCTATTCAGGAAGTGGATGCGCAGATCGCACAGATCAAAGCTGAGCAAATGCAGGAAAAATTGGAGAGCAGCAAGCCCAAACAGACTGAAGCCAAAAAAGCTGAATCCGATACATACACAGATATAAATGCTGAATCGATGCATGCGCTCATCAAAAACAGCACGACATATGACCGGATGGGTAAGCTTGTGAACCTCAGCAAGCAGCTGGAAGGCGAAATCAAGCCCATTCAAAGTGAAATAAAGATGGAAAGAGACAGGTTAGCCAACAACCCTACCAATGATATCGGCCGGCCGTTGATGCTCGAGAATGCAGAGCGTATTATTTTCCAGGCTAAACGGGAGGAGATTCTGGATATGAAGTCCACCATCCGCAGGATCGACAGCAAGATTGGCGATTTAGTCACTGAACTGAAGGACAACAGCAAAGCGGCGGCAAAAGACAGTATTATTCCAAGCTCGCCCTCCCGTACGGAGGATACGGAAGAAACAAATGAGACTAATAAATCCACCAAAAGTGGGGATAAAAGCAGCACCGTTGAAGCAGCAGGTTCAGGGGGAGCAGGCCCGGTAACTGGTTCAGCCCCAGCTTCTGCGTCGTTGGATATTTGGGTGTAG